The genomic DNA CATCCGGCTCTGCGCCCAGCGCGCGCTCGAGCCGCAGGCGTTCGCGGGCCTCCCGCCAGGATTCGTAGCGCGCGCGCAGGTCCGCCATCGCGCGCGGATTCTAGGCTACCTTGCGCGCGCCATGGTCGACGACGAGACACCGGCGCGGCTGCTCGAGCGGCGAGTCATCTGGGAGGGCAACGTCGGCTCGTTCGGCCTGGACACCGTGGTGCTGCCCTCGGGCGAGCAGGCGACGCTGGCGCTGTTCAAGCACCCGGGCGCCTCGGCGGTGGTGCCGTTCCTCGACGCCGAGCGCATCGTGATGCTGCGCCAGTTCCGGCACGCAGCGGGTGGAGTCATCTGGGAGGTGCCGGCCGGCAAGCTCGACCGCGGCGAGGACCCGGCCGTGTGCGCGGCGCGCGAGCTCGAAGAGGAGACCGGCTACCGCGCCGGCCGGATCGAGAAGACCGGCGCGCTCCTCACCACGCCGGGCTTCACCGACGAGCGCATCCACCTGTTCTGCGCCTACGAGCTCGTGCCCGGGCCGGCGCGGCCCGAGGCCCATGAGGTGCTGCGCACCGAGGTGATCACGCTGGCGTCGGCTCTCGCGATGATCGAGACGGGCGAGATCTGCGACGGAAAGACGATCGCGGCGCTGTTCCTGGCCGCGCGCCGGAGCCGGAAGGCGTGAGTGACTCGCGCGCGCCGCTGGGCGTCGCGCTCACCGGCCACCGGCTGCCGCTCGAGGCGCGCGTGCGCCTGGCCGCCCGCGCCGAGGCGCTGGGCTTCGAGCTGCTCATGCTCGACGGCGACGCGCCGGCGTCGCTCGCGGCCGAGCATCTGCGCGTGTACGACCCGACCGCCGTCATGACCGCGGCTGCGCTCGCGACGCGTCGCATCCGCCTGGCCTCGATCCACCTCGCGCACCTGTGGCAGCCGGCGCTCCTGGCGCGCCAGCTGGCCACGCTGCACGAGCTCTCGGGCGGCCGGCTGGTGAGTCACTTCGGCGTCGGCACGAAGCGCGCCGGGGCCGCCGAGCGGATCGCGCGGCTCGACCAGACCCTGGGCGAGCTGCGCCCGCTGCTCGCGCGGGCTCGGGCCGAGACGCCGATCGCGGTCTCGGCCGCGGGTCCGCGCGCGCTCGAAGTCGTGCGCCGCCACGCAGACGTGTGGGACGCCAACGTGCCGCCGCTGCCCGAGCGGCTCGCGCCGCTGCGCGCGCAGCTCGGCCGCGCGTTGCCGACGTGGATCTGGGTGTTCGCACGGCCCGGCGCGCCGCTCGAGAGCGCGCTCGCCGACTACCGGCGCCACGCGCCGTGGTTCAGAGAGCTCGCGCCCGACGCGCAGGCCCGGGCGGTGCTCCACGGCGATCCGGCGCGCTGCCGCGCGCGCCTCGCAGAGCTGCGCCGCGAGCTCGACGTGGCGCTGCCGATCGTCGACCTGGCCGGGCTCGACGAGCCGGCCGCAGCGCGCGCGCTCGAAGCGCTCGCGAAGGCATCCGACCCCGGGAT from Myxococcota bacterium includes the following:
- a CDS encoding NUDIX hydrolase — translated: MVDDETPARLLERRVIWEGNVGSFGLDTVVLPSGEQATLALFKHPGASAVVPFLDAERIVMLRQFRHAAGGVIWEVPAGKLDRGEDPAVCAARELEEETGYRAGRIEKTGALLTTPGFTDERIHLFCAYELVPGPARPEAHEVLRTEVITLASALAMIETGEICDGKTIAALFLAARRSRKA
- a CDS encoding LLM class flavin-dependent oxidoreductase — encoded protein: MSDSRAPLGVALTGHRLPLEARVRLAARAEALGFELLMLDGDAPASLAAEHLRVYDPTAVMTAAALATRRIRLASIHLAHLWQPALLARQLATLHELSGGRLVSHFGVGTKRAGAAERIARLDQTLGELRPLLARARAETPIAVSAAGPRALEVVRRHADVWDANVPPLPERLAPLRAQLGRALPTWIWVFARPGAPLESALADYRRHAPWFRELAPDAQARAVLHGDPARCRARLAELRRELDVALPIVDLAGLDEPAAARALEALAKASDPGIS